The Engraulis encrasicolus isolate BLACKSEA-1 chromosome 11, IST_EnEncr_1.0, whole genome shotgun sequence nucleotide sequence TTGTCACCAAAATACATGGCTTGATTAAGTTAAGGTGTGTGCATTGTGGGAATTGTAGTGTTAATTGATGGCACCAGTGTATAGGGTGGATGAGATGACTGGCACAGAAAGACTACAAACATGCTCAAAGGAACTGATGCTGCAAGACAGTGGCAGACAGTTCACTTACTTCCAACTTAAGTTTACCTTTACAGCATGTTTCAGGGCTACTGATGCCCATCAGAGGAACCATAGATGCTCTATAGTGTTATAGGACTTAACTGTTGTGTATGATCATAAAATAGAAAGTCTTACAGTGGGTTACAGCTCACAATGTGTACCTTACAGGTTAAGTTTAAGTTTTGATGGTTGAACTGTACATGTAGGCTGTTATACACAGGGTTGGAAGAAAACACATGACAAAGTACTAGAGCACTCCTTATGCTTGTCCACAACATGCGCTGTTTACTGTATGAAACAGGTCACAATAAATGTGTTGTGTTAACCCACAGACCAAGACTCTCCGATTTGAACAGTTATTTATCAGGTAAAGATTCATCTAATACGTGTAGTGCCATTACAAATGAGGTCTGTAAGAATTGCTTCTTGGGAGATATAAACAGCAATCCGCGAGCGAGACATTCAACTACTTTCCATGTGATAGCTAGCAGTTTGTGTTGGGGTTAAGGCAACGAAATTTCACTTCGTTAGAATAATTTCACAACCACTTCAGATGCTCGTGTAATGTAGTCATTTCTGTTTAGAGGATACATCACATGTACTAGGTCTTCGCATCCCCCTTATAACCAAAAACAAACCGAAAATTCAATGCTTAAATAACCATTTGCAAAAATAAAGTCATTATCTTTCATATTTTGTACAATTTCATAAAGTTTCTAATTTACCACAGAGTCAAAAAGCTACTATAGCTCTTGTCCATGCTCCGAGACTCGCCAGGGCTTGTTTGCTACAGAACTGTCCGTTGAAGGCTTGCTCAAAGTCCGACTGCCTGCTTACCAACCCCGAAAACCCCGACCCGAAAATCGAGATCAAATTGGAAATGTTCGACGTGTCCAAATGTTCTGAATTTGCGTATGAGCAGTCCTCATACTTAGTTCTTTTACACGGCGTAAAATCCGGTACCTCCTCGATTTCAGACACGTAGTAGCCAAAGTCAACCTTGCGCTTTTTGGCCGGGGTCTGTGCGCCCTGGCAGCAGGGCTGGAGCGAGGCGCAGCAGTCCTGATGCAAGTATCCGTTCTCAACTGTTGTAACTACATGCGTGTCCAGATCCAGCACCGTGGTCTTGTTGCAGTACATGCTGTTCAGTGGAGAAAACTCACAGCTCGAGACTGGGTAGGCTTCCGCACAACAGCTGCGATAAAACGTGGAGTCCGTCTCCTTACACCCGTCCTCGGCGCGGAGAGACAGGCTTGGAGAGCAGGCGCTAGGCTGTAGGAGAGCGGGCTGAGCAGCTTGGTTGCTGGCTGGCAGCAGCGCACCGCAGAGGCTTGCCGAGTCGTTCCCAGCCCCGCTGCCGCAGCACTCACCGCTCTGCTCCTCGCAGTCCTCGGCTAAGTCGAGAGGGTTCAGCTCCTGGATCTCGTTGCAGACGGTCATGACTTCTTCATACTGCTGCATCCTGTAGATCTCAGCATACTTCTCGTTCATGTAGACTTGCCTTGCGTTCCTCAGTACGAAGGAGACCAGGAGGTTTTTGTGCAGCTTGATTCCTCCTCTCTGCGTCCTGGAGTTGTGGATCTTTCGTAAAGAAATCGAAATTAGACTTTGCGCGTCTACTCCACACTCCATTGTGTTGATCATTCTTGCTGTTTTGTTGTTTCTTCCTCCTTCCGGACGAAGAAAACAGACTTTCTATCAGTGTAAACCACGATATTTCGTTCTGGGGCGAAGGTTTGAGTAGAGTCTGAGGAGACACATTGAATACGCTAGCGCTAGACCCACTGAGTGAGGGCAAGCAATCATTTGCCTCGACCGTGCTGCCAAAGAATATATA carries:
- the ier5l gene encoding immediate early response gene 5-like protein, with translation MINTMECGVDAQSLISISLRKIHNSRTQRGGIKLHKNLLVSFVLRNARQVYMNEKYAEIYRMQQYEEVMTVCNEIQELNPLDLAEDCEEQSGECCGSGAGNDSASLCGALLPASNQAAQPALLQPSACSPSLSLRAEDGCKETDSTFYRSCCAEAYPVSSCEFSPLNSMYCNKTTVLDLDTHVVTTVENGYLHQDCCASLQPCCQGAQTPAKKRKVDFGYYVSEIEEVPDFTPCKRTKYEDCSYANSEHLDTSNISNLISIFGSGFSGLVSRQSDFEQAFNGQFCSKQALASLGAWTRAIVAF